Below is a genomic region from Neisseria zoodegmatis.
GCTTGGGCCGTCGATTGTGGCACCCTCTGGAACCAATAGGATTTTTTTGTTACCCAACACCAAAGTAGTGATTGTGCCCTGTTGTTTATATTGAGGATTGTTGTAGATTTCGGAAATTTCGGCAACGCCGTCTTTCTCTTTCACGGTTCTACTCAACAACATACCGTTTACTTCAACTTCTTTTGCAGTATCCGCTAAAAATTTACCTGCATTTTTTTGAATGTTTTTAGCAGAAAAGTTGGGCTTATTGTCTCCCCCGCTACCACATGCAGCCAAGCCCAAAGCCAGCATGCTCAACAACAATGATTTTTTCAACTTCATTAATTGTGTTCCTTACTGAACTATGATTGAGTTTGTTTCCCGTTTTAGTGTTTGGCCAATCTTAACAATTCGCTCTTATTTGTAAAGAAGTGTTCGCATTCTATTAAATAATTTCTCTAGAAACAAGCTCATTTTTAAATATTTTTAAAAATGATTGTTTTCTATGTGATTTTATTTATACATCTCTTTACATTTCAGCAACTCAGCTTTTTCAGACGGCCTCTCTTACCTGCAAAGTAGCATAATTCCCCACCCCTCTATACAATAACGCCTTTCCCTATTACCGGAGCCGAAACCATGACTGTCCGTACCCGTTTTGCCCCCAGCCCCACCGGTTATCTGCATATCGGCGGCGTGCGCACCGCCCTGTTTTCATGGGCGTTTGCCAGAAAACACAAAGGCGAATTTTTGTTGCGTATCGAAGACACCGATTTGGAGCGTTCTACCGCCGAATCGGTCAATATCATTCTCGACGGCATGAATTGGGTCGGCCTGCACTACGACAATGCCGACAATGTGGTTTATCAAACCCGCCGTTTCGACCGCTACAAAGAAGTGATCGCCGAGCTGCTCGAAAAAGGCCATGCTTACCATTGTTATTGCAGCAAAGAAGAGCTGGAAGCCATGCGCGAAAAAGCTGAAAAAGAAGGCACGGCCACCTACGACCGCCGCTGGCGGCCCGAAGCCGGCAAAACCCTGCCGCCCGTACCCGAAGGCGTTGAACCGGTGGTGCGTTTCAAAACCCCGATTGACGGCACAACCACATGGAACGATTTGGTCAAAGGCGAAATCAGCATTCCCAACGAAGCCTTGGACGATTTGATTATCGCCCGCGCCGACGGTACGCCCACCTATAATTTCTGCGTGGTGGTGGACGATTACGATATGGGCGTTACCCATGTGATCCGCGGCGACGACCATGTGAACAATACACCCAAGCAAATCAATATCTTAAAAGCAATGGGCGCCACCCTGCCCGAATACGCGCATCTGCCGATGATTTTGAACGAACAGGGTAAGAAAATCTCCAAACGCAGCGGCGACACCGTGGCGATTACCGATTTCGGCGCGATGGGCATCCTGCCTGAAGCCATGCTGAACTATCTCGCCCGTTTGGGTTGGGCGCATGGCGACGACGAATTCTTTACCATGAAGCAGTTTGTAGAATGGTTTGATTTGAAAGACGTTTCCCCTTCGCCCAGCCGCATGGATTTGAAAAAGCTCTACTGGATCAACGGCGAGCACATCAAAATCACGTCCAATGAAGAATTGGCAGAATTGGTTAAACCCCGCTTGACCGTGCGCGGTGTCGACGTTACCGACAAACCTGCTTTGGAAGACGTGTTGGCTTTGGTTAAAGACCGTGCCCAAGACTTGAACACGCTGGCCGACGAATGCATTTATTTCTACCAAAAAGGCACACCCGCCGAAGCCGACGTACAAAAACATTGGGACGAAGAAGCTCCTGCGCGCATGCTGCGCTTTGCCGACAAACTCGAAGGCTTGAGTGATTGGAATGCCGAAGCCATCCACGATTTGTTCAAACCTTTCTGCGACGCCGAAGGCATCAAAATGGGCAAACTCGGCATGCCGCTGCGTTTGGCCGTGTGTGGCACCGCCAAAACCCCGAGCGTGGATGCGGTGCTGGCCTTAATCGGTAAAGAAGAAGTGTTGAAACGGATTCGCAGCTAATCCGGTATCTGCAAACAAGAAGGCCGTCTGAAAAGTTTTCAGACGGCCTTCTGCTTTTTTACTTAGAAATAATTAGAAACTGAAATAAAACATACTCTTCGCCAAAAACACAATCAAAATCATGTGTATCAACACGGCGGCGTGTATGTATTTCGACCAGCCCGCCGTAAGCGTACCGCGGCGCATTTTGGTAACGGCAATCAAGAAATGCACCAACACACTGAATGCCAACAGCACTTTCAAGCTCAGCTGTGCATTGAAAGATGAGCCAAACGGATCGGCAAACACAGCGGCGTAGCGGTGCGCCATCGCCAACCCTGAAAGAAACACGCCGCCGACAATCCACGGCATCACGCGCACGGCGCGGTGGGAAATAGCCTTCTCCACTTCGCGCCTTGCCTCGCGCGATACACGTTTGCTGTGCATCACCGAAAGCACCAGCGTTTCAAAAAACACCCCGCCTACAAAAGCAATCGCACAGAATAAATGTATGATATGAGCAACAGAATAAGCGTTCATAAAATAGGCTTTCACAATCTTTCTCAGTTTTAATACTCTTTACGCCCGCCAATATACCATTATCCGCATCCTGTGCCATACTGCGCGTGCATCAACAGGAGGCTTAGCCGTTCGGCATCTGCCGCAGGCCGCAAGACTCCCGCAATACAAACGACTCTTTTTAGGAGGACATTATGAAATCAACTATCGTAAAAATGATTGCTTTGGTTGCCGTTGCCGGTTCGCTGACCGCTTGTGAAAGCATGTCGCGCACGCAACGCAACACCGCTACCGGTGCCGTAATCGGCGGCGTAGCCGGCAACCTGATCGGCGGCGACACCGGCTCTACTTTGGGCGGTGCGGCGTTGGGTGGTGTAATCGGCAGCCAAATCGACCGATAAATATTGAATTTGAACAATATGTAATCAATTGGTTTCCCAGCCATGCGAAAGCCGTCTGAAAATGATTTCAGACGGCTTTTTTAATTGGTGGCTGACACGACTGGGCGTTAAAAGCTTGAGGCCGTCTGAACCGTTTTCAGACGGCCTCTACCATACGCTCCACAATTCTACTGCTGGCACCTCGGTTTTGCGCCACAAACGCCTCTGCAGCCTGTGTATAAGGCAAACGCAACGACGGCTCCGACAGCCATTTCGACGCGGTGTATTGCCATTCCTGCGCGCTGAATATCTGCTTGGCCGCGCCCACTTCCACCGCGCCTTTACACGCGGCGGCAAAATTGTAGGTGGAAGGGCCAAACAGGGTGGGAATGCCGCAGGCGACGGGTTCGATAATATTCTGGCAGCCCGTATCCACCAAACTGCCGCCGACAAAAGCCACATCCGCCACCAGATAATACGCGAGCATTTCGCCCATGCTGTCGCCAATCCATACCTGCGTATCCGGTGCGATTTCGCTTTCATCGCTGCGTTTTTTCGTTTTAAAACCTAAGCTTACCGCTGTGTCGTAGGCCGTCTGAAAACGCTCGGGATGGCGCGGCACCAACACCAGCAAAGCATCGCCGTGGTAAGCACGCCAAGCGGAAAGCAGCAGCTCGGCCTCGTCCGTGCCCTTGTATTCACGCGTGCTGGCGCACACCACCACGGGGCGCGTGCCAATTAGTTGGCGGAAAAAAGCCGCTTTTTCGTGCATCGCATCGGTGGGCGTGATGTCGTATTTGGTATTGCCGCACACATGCACGTTTGATGCGCCGATCAGATGCAGACGCTCGGCATCGGCTGCCGTTTGGGCATAACAGCCGCGCAGGGTCTGCATGGCAGGCTCGACCAATGTGCGGACTTTCAAATAACCGTTTTGCGATTTTTCCGACAAGCGCGCATTGGCCAAAAACAGCGGCACACCCGCTTCGGCGCAACCGTGCATCAGATTCGGCCAAATTTCCGTTTCCATCAAAATCCCGAAACGCGGGCGGTGTTCGCGTAAAAACTGCGCCACATATTCCGGCTTGTCGTAAGGCAGGTAGCGGCATTGCGCGTCGGGATACAGCGCTTCCGCCGTTGCCCGGCCGGTCGGCGTCATCTGCGTAATCAGCAGGGGCGCATCGGGGAAATGTTTGCGCAACTCCCGAATCAGAGGCTGGGCGGCGCGGGTTTCGCCCACCGATACCGCATGCACCCACACCGGCTGCTGCACGGGATTCACCATCGCTCCGCCGAAACGCTCGCTCCAATGCTCAAGATAAGCAGGCGCTTTCTCGCCGCGTTTGCGCAGGTAATGGCGGATAAAATACGGGGCAACTTTCCAAAGCTGATTATAAAACCAACGTATATTCATAAACTTATCTTATTAACAGGTTGGATGGTTCGGCAACTGCCGACATTGTAGCGGATTTAAACGCCGCCAATAAAACAGAATGGCGGCCAAGCTCTTGTTTCGGCAATGCCCGCAGTTTTCAGACGGCCTCAAGCCTTAAAAGCGGATGATGCCTTGTTCGCACACAAACGCATCCAGCCGGATATCGTGCGGCTCGTGCGGCAACGCATCGCACAGCTGGCAGGCAAAGCCCACGCCCACCGTCTGCGGCCGCGTGCGCCCCTTCAACGCCGCCAGCGACACATCATAATAGCCGCCGCCTTGCCCCAAACGGTAGCCCTGCCTGTCTATACCCACCAACGGCACGCACAGCACATGCAAACGGTGCGCACGGATTTTTTTGCCACCAAACTGCGGAATATGCAGCCGCGCGCTACCCCGTTTGCGCTCCGCCTGCGCCGCGTCGGCCTGATAAGGCGTAAACCACAAACGCAGCGAATGCGGCTCGATATAAGGCAGATAAAGCTCCGCCCCGCGTGATAAGGCCGTCTGAATCAAGCCGTCCAAACGTATTTCACTGCCCACCGGCCAATAAATACCGATACGGCTGCCGCGACGGATAAAGCGTTTTAAAAAACAGTTCGCCGCACGCGTGGCCGCAATACGTTCCTTTTCAGGCAAAGCGGCACGGGCACGGCGCAGCTGGCGGCGCAGCTCGGATTTTGCAGCGCGGTTCGGCATTTCAGACGGCCTCTCAACAGCAAACATAAACATGCGGCGATTTGACTACATACCCGCACGAAATTCAAGCCGCTAGGATACATTCGCGCTGTTTTGCACCAACTGCCCGCCTTCAAACCGCTTCATCCCACCCAACAGCACCCAAGATAGAAAGAGGCCGTCTGAAAAACCCCGCAACCAATCCGCGCGAAGTTTTCAGACGGCCTGTTCCGCAGCTTATCTGCTGCGCCAACTCACAAACTTATTTTACTAAGCTGGGTTGTTTTCTACCGCCGAAGCCGACATCAGCTTCTTTACCGTCAATCATGAAGTTTGCCTTACCGGCAATTTCATCAGTTTCATTACCCTTCTTACCAAAAAAACCTAATTGATAAGAACCGACAACCTTGTCTTTTTCAGCCACGGCCACCCCTTTAATACCTGCTTTGGCATTAAAACTATTATCAGGCTTAAATGAGCTTATGCTGCTACTGTTAAGCTGAATGGTGCCGGTGCTTTTGATGCCTTTAATATAGCCCGACCCAACATCACGGTCGAAATCAACTGTGTAGCTCAACCGGCCTTGCTCACCCTGTCCGGTAAACGCTAAGCCGTCGTAATCAAATTTCCCTTTTTGCGCTTTAACTTTATCAAGATCAGCAGCAATACCCTGCACGGCCAATACCTTGGTCGAACCCGCCTTAGTGCCAGTTTCAGCGCCTGTTACACTTTCCACATGGGTAGCCAAAACCACCGAATAATTGTTTTTATAAATCCGCGCCGTGCCTGCTTCTTTAAACTGAACCGAACGTCCGTCTTTCACCACCTCGCCTGTTTTTTCAAACTTCTGGTTGGTTACCGTATTTTGAGGCAAAGTCACAATATCAATCTCATTGCCCGCACGGTATTCCTTGCCATTCAGTTTCAAAGTAACTTTTTGCGTATTGGTGCTGCTCAAATCAGGCGTAACAATCGCGTGATAATGGCCGTTTCTTTCAGATATATGAATAGAATCAATCGCATCCTTAATCGCACCGCAAGCAGAAAGGGATAAAGACGCAGCACCGGCCAAAACCAAAGTATTAAACGTTTTCATGATAATGTTTCCTTCTATTAATTATCTTCCAAGAGAATCAGCCTCCCGATTCCCACACAGTAATCTGCTGTATCAAACAATTCATTTCATGATTAATGAGTTTACAAACTTGATACCCGATGCACAAGGCAGACGGCATAGATATTTAACATAAATTGCGCTTTATCAACAAAACCCGCTATTAAAGTACACCGATGTGTAAGAAAACGCTTTTGAATGGCGTCTATTCAAGATTTGTGCCAATAAAAAGTCGGGCAAGAATGCCCGACCTACGGCTTTTAAGACGGCCTCTTATTGGCCGAACTAGTAAACTCAAACTTCAATAAATTTAAAAATCAATATAAGAGATTTTAGTTGTTCTGTTGCTTGGATTGAGCATCTTGTTGATTGCCCTGATCCGGTTTTTTCTGTTCAACGTGAAAACGCAAGGAAATTCCTCTATCTACCATGCGACAATCTTCCAGATCTTTTTCCGATAGCTTGGGATTAATGCATTTATTATCTGCATGATAATTGCCGCCTCCAATAGAATATACCTCTAAATTTTCAATTCCTTGAACACCTTTTTTTATTTCATCAATTTTACTTTTTACTGTATCTGCACGTTGTTTAGAGAGCTGTTGATTCCCGCCTTTATATGGAGACAAATCTGCATATCCCGTAACATCCAATTTTTTTACAGCATAATTGTTTGCCACTTTTGTAAGAATATCGTTTAGCTCATTTGTCATTTTCTCACTCGGTTCACTCTTCCTTTTGTCAAAAGAATTTTTTAGCCTGGCATGTATACAACCTTTGGGAGATGTTTGATTACTTAAAGTAATAATCTTATTTTCACTACTTTTAAGCTCTAAACGTATATTTTTATTCTGCTCTCTAGAAGGTATCTCAATAAGAGAGTTATCCCCCAAGCCGTGCCACAATACATCAACACCATGAATCGTTTTTTCACTTTCGTTACAGCTAAATAAAACAGGTATATCCGCCTCTTCTGCTGTGTTTTTTATCAAATTAAAATCTTTTTCTGAAAGCCCCATGGATACGTTTTGAAGGGCAATGCCTAATTGATTGAAAGGGAAACGCAGAAAATTAAACCCTGTTATAGCAAATACTGCACAAATGATTGAATATATTACCAGTATTAATATTCCTAAAATATAAATTTTGTCTTCTTTTCTATAATTTAATTCCCAACCCTTCATAAGAAATACTATTAAAATTATCTTTCCAAGCACAATAGACCATATAAACACCAATAAAGAAAAGATAAAATCAATATCTATATTAGATATAAATCCTATCAAACCAATAATAATTGTTAATATAAAACCAATCAAAACTGATATAGCTATTTCCCGCAATGAGGCATTGACATTACTTTTTTGATTTAAATTATTTTTTTTGAATATTTTTACCATTATTAAAAACTTTATTGATGCCATTAAAATTTCCATTACGATTTTTACAGCCTTCCACAAAATTTCAACAACAACATAAATAGCTATAAAAGCTATACCGAATCCTAATGCAATAAAAATAAACGCCAATGCATTTTCAATACTCATCGGCGAAGGAAAATAATTGATATCCAAAAAACAATAAATAAAAACACCACCTCCGCCAATCAATAATCCTAATTTGAAAAGAAATCCCAGAAGCGTTGATAATTTATCAAATGTTATTTTGTAACGCTCTTCATCTGAGATTAATTTATCTGCTTCATACGCTAGTTTCTGCGCATTTTGTGCGCATATATTTATCTTTTTCTTTAGTTCTTCTAATGGGTTTGTATTTGCCGTATTTGCCGTGTTTTGCTCACTTATCACTTTTTTGGCTAAATCCGCAATCCTTAAAACTTCGTATGCAAATTTCGATGTTGATTTGGCATGCTTTTTTGCTTCGTCAAGCATTTTCGCTTTAAGTGCATTTTCTGCCCTCTTCTTTTCTTCTTCTGCCCGCCGTTCCCATATTTCCATTTTTTTTAAATAATCTTTTAACTTCTCCTCCTGCTTGTTGGTATTTTCTTGAGTTGCATTTGTTTGGAATGGGTTATTCATTGATACTCCTTTGTATATAAATATTTTTTCATTATAAATCTTGTTAGTAATTGTAGATAAAATACTCACATAAGGCAATTTGCCCAAACCTCCCCGCAACGTTGGATTCAAGAATCTGGCCTACATCATTAACATTTGAGCAAGCGTAGCCTGCGTGCGTAGGGTGCGTGCCTCTGCACGCACGCGTTGTCAGAGTCTTTGAAACCGCGTGCGTGGCTTGAGCCACACCCCCTACCTGCAATAAACAATGAGGCCGTCTGAAAACAACGCATCAAACTCCCAAACTACCTATATTTTTTTCAGACGGCATTGAGTAGGTCGGATACTCGTATCCGACAATCCGCCCAAATTTCCCACAACGCCCCACAACGTCGGATTCAAGAATCCGACCTACATCAT
It encodes:
- the gltX gene encoding glutamate--tRNA ligase gives rise to the protein MTVRTRFAPSPTGYLHIGGVRTALFSWAFARKHKGEFLLRIEDTDLERSTAESVNIILDGMNWVGLHYDNADNVVYQTRRFDRYKEVIAELLEKGHAYHCYCSKEELEAMREKAEKEGTATYDRRWRPEAGKTLPPVPEGVEPVVRFKTPIDGTTTWNDLVKGEISIPNEALDDLIIARADGTPTYNFCVVVDDYDMGVTHVIRGDDHVNNTPKQINILKAMGATLPEYAHLPMILNEQGKKISKRSGDTVAITDFGAMGILPEAMLNYLARLGWAHGDDEFFTMKQFVEWFDLKDVSPSPSRMDLKKLYWINGEHIKITSNEELAELVKPRLTVRGVDVTDKPALEDVLALVKDRAQDLNTLADECIYFYQKGTPAEADVQKHWDEEAPARMLRFADKLEGLSDWNAEAIHDLFKPFCDAEGIKMGKLGMPLRLAVCGTAKTPSVDAVLALIGKEEVLKRIRS
- a CDS encoding CopD family copper resistance protein, whose translation is MNAYSVAHIIHLFCAIAFVGGVFFETLVLSVMHSKRVSREARREVEKAISHRAVRVMPWIVGGVFLSGLAMAHRYAAVFADPFGSSFNAQLSLKVLLAFSVLVHFLIAVTKMRRGTLTAGWSKYIHAAVLIHMILIVFLAKSMFYFSF
- a CDS encoding glycine zipper 2TM domain-containing protein yields the protein MKSTIVKMIALVAVAGSLTACESMSRTQRNTATGAVIGGVAGNLIGGDTGSTLGGAALGGVIGSQIDR
- the waaA gene encoding lipid IV(A) 3-deoxy-D-manno-octulosonic acid transferase, translated to MNIRWFYNQLWKVAPYFIRHYLRKRGEKAPAYLEHWSERFGGAMVNPVQQPVWVHAVSVGETRAAQPLIRELRKHFPDAPLLITQMTPTGRATAEALYPDAQCRYLPYDKPEYVAQFLREHRPRFGILMETEIWPNLMHGCAEAGVPLFLANARLSEKSQNGYLKVRTLVEPAMQTLRGCYAQTAADAERLHLIGASNVHVCGNTKYDITPTDAMHEKAAFFRQLIGTRPVVVCASTREYKGTDEAELLLSAWRAYHGDALLVLVPRHPERFQTAYDTAVSLGFKTKKRSDESEIAPDTQVWIGDSMGEMLAYYLVADVAFVGGSLVDTGCQNIIEPVACGIPTLFGPSTYNFAAACKGAVEVGAAKQIFSAQEWQYTASKWLSEPSLRLPYTQAAEAFVAQNRGASSRIVERMVEAV
- a CDS encoding 5-formyltetrahydrofolate cyclo-ligase produces the protein MFMFAVERPSEMPNRAAKSELRRQLRRARAALPEKERIAATRAANCFLKRFIRRGSRIGIYWPVGSEIRLDGLIQTALSRGAELYLPYIEPHSLRLWFTPYQADAAQAERKRGSARLHIPQFGGKKIRAHRLHVLCVPLVGIDRQGYRLGQGGGYYDVSLAALKGRTRPQTVGVGFACQLCDALPHEPHDIRLDAFVCEQGIIRF
- a CDS encoding factor H binding protein domain-containing protein; the encoded protein is MKTFNTLVLAGAASLSLSACGAIKDAIDSIHISERNGHYHAIVTPDLSSTNTQKVTLKLNGKEYRAGNEIDIVTLPQNTVTNQKFEKTGEVVKDGRSVQFKEAGTARIYKNNYSVVLATHVESVTGAETGTKAGSTKVLAVQGIAADLDKVKAQKGKFDYDGLAFTGQGEQGRLSYTVDFDRDVGSGYIKGIKSTGTIQLNSSSISSFKPDNSFNAKAGIKGVAVAEKDKVVGSYQLGFFGKKGNETDEIAGKANFMIDGKEADVGFGGRKQPSLVK
- a CDS encoding OmpA family protein; its protein translation is MNNPFQTNATQENTNKQEEKLKDYLKKMEIWERRAEEEKKRAENALKAKMLDEAKKHAKSTSKFAYEVLRIADLAKKVISEQNTANTANTNPLEELKKKINICAQNAQKLAYEADKLISDEERYKITFDKLSTLLGFLFKLGLLIGGGGVFIYCFLDINYFPSPMSIENALAFIFIALGFGIAFIAIYVVVEILWKAVKIVMEILMASIKFLIMVKIFKKNNLNQKSNVNASLREIAISVLIGFILTIIIGLIGFISNIDIDFIFSLLVFIWSIVLGKIILIVFLMKGWELNYRKEDKIYILGILILVIYSIICAVFAITGFNFLRFPFNQLGIALQNVSMGLSEKDFNLIKNTAEEADIPVLFSCNESEKTIHGVDVLWHGLGDNSLIEIPSREQNKNIRLELKSSENKIITLSNQTSPKGCIHARLKNSFDKRKSEPSEKMTNELNDILTKVANNYAVKKLDVTGYADLSPYKGGNQQLSKQRADTVKSKIDEIKKGVQGIENLEVYSIGGGNYHADNKCINPKLSEKDLEDCRMVDRGISLRFHVEQKKPDQGNQQDAQSKQQNN